The DNA segment TTTTTCGAATTTGACTGCTCTAGGTTTACCAATGTACATCAAATCATTAACAATTGAGTTAATCCTATCAATTTCTTGAATCATGATGGGATAGAAATCGTTTGTATTTGGGTATCTTTCTTGCTGTAGCTGTGTAAATCCTTTTAGGGATGATAGGGGATTACGTATTTCATGACCAATAGCTGCAGCCATTTGTCCAATAACAGCTAACTTTTCCTTTTTACGTAGTTCTTCGTGAACATTTGTTAAGGATTTTATATACGAGTAAAACCGTATCAGCATAACATAAGCAATTGCAGATAGAATTGAATATATTACTATTGAAATGAACACCTGAAAATCATGCAGGATTAATCCTAAGATTAAATATTTCCCAACCATTCCTATTGAAACCGTCCAAAAATATTTTTTGCTCACAAAAATCGGACAAAATAGAACAAATAAAACCTCTATTAAATGCCCACTGGTATAATGTTTAGGATTACCTACGAAAATGATTAGAGTATTAATAAAATCTATACCTAAATAGCTAAAGATATAGATATATTTAACTAGATATAGATTTCCTTTTTTAGCAATCCACATCGCTATCGGTAAAAGAATGATTAATAAAACATAAATCCAATACCCCAATCCTTCTCCAGGACTTCCCATTTTTTCACTTTTTAGAGTTTTAGGTAGTATGTAGTATACTAGAATGTCAAATGAAAGATATACAATATAAAATGACCACAAAAATAGCTTTACTGCTTTCCTTTCTTCTAATATTAATTGGGGACTCTTGATGCTCTCTTTCATTTTGTTACTCCCTCGAGTTATAAATATAGTTCAATCATACTTAATCCTATTTTATCATCTTTCCTCCAAATATTTGACAATAAATTCGAAAAACTGCGCTAAATTTCGACATTTTTCGATTATATGTAACAAAAGGACCTGCAATCCATTGCAGGTCCTCTTCATATTAATTTTATACGGTAATTAACTTGCTAATTAATATATTTAATTCTGATGAATTGGCAATATGATATTCACATTTGTGCCCTGTTTTGGTTCACTTTGTATGTTCAATTCACCTGAATGTTCTTTAATTACTTGATTGGTCACTAATAACCCTAACCCTGTCCCGTCCTTTTTCGTTGTGAAAAACGGTTCACCTAGTTTAGGAATGTTCTCATCCTTAATGCCATAACCTTCATCCTGGATGCAGATGTACATCTTCTGTTTTTCAACCTTTACTTTTATGTTTATATTACCTCCTTCAGGCATTGCTTCGATAGCATTTTTAATTAAATTTAAGAATACCTGTTTTAGTTGTTTACTATCACAATCAATCAGAGGTAACGAACTATCTATGATGGTTTCGACTGTAATCCCTTGTCTTTCAACTTGATGCTGGGTGATTGATAGAGTATACGATATAATTTCCTCAATACTAGCCTTTTCAAAACTGATAGTCCTAGGTTTACTAATATACATTAAATCATTAACAATAGAATTTATCCGGTCAATTTCCTGAATCATAATGGGGTAGAAATCATTTGTATTTGGATATTGTTCCTGTTGAAGTTGTGTAAATCCCTTTAGTGATGATAGGGGATTACGTATTTCATGCCCGATAGTTGCAGCCATTTGCCCAATAACTGCTAACCTTTCTTTTTGTAGGAGTTCATCGTGAACACTAGTTAAAGATTGGATATATGAATAAAACCGAACTAAGATAACGTAAGCAATTCCTGTTAATATTGCATAAATAACTGTTGGAACAATTACCTGAATATCCTGTAAAATAACTCCTAGAATTATATACTTGCTAATCATCCCCAATGTGACGGTCCAAAAATACTTTTTACTTACAAAAACCGGACAAAAAAGAACAAATAAAACCTCCACTATATGTCCACTTGCAAATGGTTCTGTACTTCCTAAATAAATTTTTAGTGAATTAATTAAATCTAAACAAACATAACTATAGAAATAGATGTATTTTACTAGATATATGTTGCCCTTTTTCATAATCCATATAGCAATAGGTAAAATAGCAATAATAAACAAATAAATCCAAAAGCCTAATCCTTCTTCTGGATTCCCAACCTTATTATTTTTTAATGAGTTTGGGAATAAGTAATAAGTAAAAAGATCAAATGAAAAATAAACAATATAAAATAACCATAAGAATAATCTTACTGCTTTCTTCTCTTCCACAATTAATTGGGGGTTCTTGATATAGTCTTTCATTGTGCGACTCCCTTAAATTCTATATATTTCTTTTAAACTTAATTTTATTCTATCATCATCCCCCAAATTATTTTAGGATTAATCTAATAAGAATCACTGAAATTCGACATTTTTCGATTAAATACCACAAAAAAACCTGCAAACAATTGCAGGCCCTTGTCTTTTTATAACAATTAACTTACTTTTCTCATTTGGTTACTAGAGATGTTCAAGGTTGAGTGCCGACGCCCGTATCCAAAGTATACAAACAATCCGATTACGAGCCAAATGCCAAAGCTGATCCAAGATACTGCTGGTAGCTGAAGTGCTAAGTATCCACAGAAAACGAATGCAAGAATCGGAATATATGGAACAAATGGTACACGGAATCCCGTTTTTGGTGCTTGCTTATTTTTACGAAGATATAAAATCCCAATTGATACCGTCATAAAGGCAAATAATGTACCCATATTAACCAACTCTGCCAGTCTTCCTAACGGCACTAAACCAGCAAAGAAAGAAACTAATAGACAAGTGATCCATGAATTAACAGTAGGTGCTTGCTTCTTTTTATCTACCTTTGAGAAAACCTTTGGCAATAATCCATCACGGCTGATGGCATAAAATAAACGTGATTGCCCATAAAGCATAACAAGTAATACAGTAGTAATCCCTGCAATGGCTCCAAGAGAAATAAAGCCAGCCACCCAATCTTGATGGATATAGTTAAGTGCAAATGAAACCGGGTTTTTCACGTCAAGGAGTTGGTAAGGCACAATTCCAGTTAAAATCGCAGAAACAATAATATAAAGAACAGTACACACAAGCAGGGAAGCGATAATTCCAATGGGCATATTTTTCTGTGGATTTTTTACTTCCTCCGCTGCCGTAGATACCGCATCAAAGCCAATATAGGCAAAGAATACTGTTGCCGCACCCGTGGTTACACCGGAAAAACCAAACGGCATAAATGGAGTCCAGTTTCCTGGCTTCACATACCATGCACCCACACCAATAAATAAAAGCACAACCGCTAGCTTAATAATTACCATAATCGTGTTAAAACGAGCTGATTTTTTTACACCTTGTGTTAAAAGTAGAGTAATAACAAAAACAATAATAATAGCTGGAACATCAATAAACGTCCCGTTTGCTGGATCGTAAGCACTGGTTAAGGCTTTGGGGAAATGAATTCCGAAACCTGCAAGCAGTCCTTGAAAATAACCGGACCAGCCACTGGCAACTGCGGATGAAGCGAGTCCATATTCGAGAATTAAATCCCACCCTAAAATCCAAGCAATGAGTTCTCCAAAGGTAGCATAACTATACGTATACGCACTCCCTGATACAGGAACAGTTGAAGCGAATTCTGCATAACAAAGTGCAGCAAATACACATGCCAATCCGGATAATATGAAGGAAAGGATTAATGCAGGCCCCGCATGTTCAGCAGCCGCGACTCCTGTTAGAACAAAGATTCCCGTACCAATAATTGCTCCAATACCTAGCATAGATAAATCAAAGGCTCCTAATTCCTTTTTTAAGGTCACATCTTTTTGACCTGCTTCTTGAATAAGAGCCTGAATCGACTTCTTTCTAAATAAATTCATAGGTAATCCCCCTGAAAAAACTAATTAAATTTTCTGAAAAAACATTTAAAAAATCTATATCGAAATAATATATTTATTTTACACAAAAAGCAATATATTTTGAAAAATAAAATAATTTGAAAGTAATTCCTTGTAAATTAATTACATCAATATCTAAAACGCCAAAATTTATTATTCTAGTAGATTAAAATACTTTTTATATGTAAATCATCGTTATGTTTTCCATTAAAGACTCTGACTTTATTACTTATATAACAAAACATTAGCCCCATCTGAAACCATACAAGTTGTTAGGAAGTTGTTTTGACTTCCGATCAATGTTACTGTTTGTTCCTTCTACTCTGTCAGTAGTAGACGTAGAAGCCGCCTACATCGACTTTCTTGCTTTCTCTTAAGTGAAAAGTAGACGTAGGAGCCGTCTACTTCGACTTTCTCGCCTTCTTTTCAGTGAAAAGTAGACGTAGGATCCGTCTACTTCGACTTTCTCGCCTTCTTTTCAGTGAAAAGTAGACGTAGAAACCTTCTACATCGACTTTCTCGCTTTCTTTTCAGTGAAAAGTAGACGTAGGATCCGTCTACTTCGACTTTCTTGCTCTCTCTTAAGTGAAAAGTAGACGTAGGAGCCGTCTACTTCGACTTTCTTGCTTTCTCTTAAGTGAAAAGTAGACGTAGGATCCGTCTACTTCGACTTTCTTGCTCTCTCTTAAGTGAAAAGTAGACGTAGTTACCTTACCTTCTGACAATGTTGCTGCTTTTTACTCCTACTATGTCCGGAGTTGTTTTAGATCTAGCTGATGAATCAGAGAATGAGAGAAACAAAGTTTACGAAAAATGCAATAAAAAAAGGATGATACAAGGGGAAATTTCCCTCCATATCATCCTTTTTGTAGGAATCTATTAAGCTACTTTTGTTTCAAGTTGAACCCGTGGAGAGTTCCACATATTAATCCATTTCTTAATAGCTGTTACCATTATTATGACTCCAAGCGCCAGCATAATAATGGATAGAATTCCATTTAATACGCTATAACCCGCTGCTGCTGAATTAAGGTAGACATTCTTTACCATCCAATATCCAGCATAATTTACCGTAACAAATAAATAGGAAAGCGGGATGAGGCAGGTAAGCATATAACGTCGTTTATCTGCAATTCTCAGAATAACGGTTGCCCCAACAATCAGACCGATTGATGCCATCAACTGATTGGAAACTCCAAACAGTGCCCAAACAGACCCGATGTCACCTGAGAATAATAAGTATCCCCACATGAAGCATGCTAACGCACTAGCAAAGATGGATCCTGGAAGCCAGTCTGTTTTCTTTAACGGCTTATAAAACTCTCCGAAAAAGTCCTGAATTAAATAACGCGCTACACGAGTACCCGAGTCAATAGCAGTTAAGATAAATACTGCTTCAAACATAATAACAAATTGGAAAAAGTAAGATGATAGTTTCGCAAACCAAGGAATACCTGTGAAGATGTATGTCATACCAACTGCTAGTGTAACCGCACCGCCTGTTCTTCCTTCAAGGTTAATCCCAATTTCATCCGCTAACTTCGGTAACTCTACAACATTCATTCCAAGTGTTTTGAACACTTCTGGTGTTGAGTTAATAGCAAAATAATCGGCTGGTTGAAGAGAAGTTGCAGCGATTAGAGCCATAATTCCTACCACACATTCAACTAACATCGCTCCAAAACCTACGACCTTAATATCTGACCAACGATCTAGCATTTTCGGAGTAGTTCCTGAGCCAACAAATGCGTGGAATCCTGAAATCGCTCCACAAGCAATAGTGATAGAGATGAATGGCCAAACAGGTCCACCTAGGACAGGGCCGCCGCCTGAAGTAAATTTCGTAAATGCAGGCATTTCAATACTTGGATTGATAATGAAAACACCAATGATTAGAGCAATAAATACCCCGATTTTCATAAAGCTGCTTAAATAATCACGCGGTGCAAGCAATAACCATACTGGCAATGCCGCTGCAAAGAAAGCATAGATTGGTAGAATAATAGCTAATGTCTTTGTATCTAATGTCAGCCAATCACCTAAAACAGTATGTTGGATGGATGGACCTACAAAAACGCCAACCATAACAAGGATAAAACCGATTGTGGATGTTAATTTCAAGTTACCAGTTTTCTTATATGCAATCCCAACGAACATCGCAATTGGAATCGTGATTCCAACAGAGAACGTACCCCATGGATTATTTTCAAGGGCATGAAGGACAACCATCGAAAGTCCAGCCATTGTGATCGTGATAATAAACAACATGGCAAGTCCTGTACAAAAACCAGCAACTGGTCCGAGTTCTTCTTTTGCTACTTCTGATAAAGATTTTCCTTTTTTCTGCATCGATGCAAATAAAACAACTGCATCATGGACCGCTCCACCAATTACTGCACCAATTAATAGCCAAAGTAAACCTGGCAAATAACCAAATTGTGCAGCGAGAATAGGACCTACAAGGGGTCCAGCAGCTGCGATCGCTGCAAAGTGGTGACCAAATGTGACCCATTTATTTGTTGGAACGTAGTCCTTTCCATCATTTAACTCATGTGCAGGTGTAGGTTTTGAATCATCTAACTTTAAAACCTTAGCTGTCATGAAAGTACCATATAAGCGATAAGCAATCATTAAAATACAAATGGAACCGATTACAATTGAAACCGCATTCATTTCTTCAGCCTCCCTATTTGTTTCTTTCTGCTATTATCATACTTTAAGAAAACGCTAACATAGGGTTTTCAGGATGAAAGGTAGAAATACGGGCTTGAAAAACAAGAATGCTAGATTGAAATGCAATTATAAAGGCCAAAAGGCACCTATAGCTTGGGAGAGAACTTCATCTCTTGCCACATTTTGAGAGGAAAAGAGGTCGATTTCATGGTTTTTTATTTTAGAGTTAAATTGAGAAAGAAATAGCCATATATTGAACGAAGAATTCTACAATATAAGGGAGGAATTCTACAAAATTTTAATTTATTCTACAAAAAACAAGAGGAATTCTATAAGATGGAAATTATTTCCAATTAAACCTTAAAAAGGCTGATTCCTTGAGTTATTCTACAAATTCGAGAGTGCATTCTACAAAATTTCAATTTATTCTACAAATTTAACAAGGAATTCTACAAAAGATGGAAATCACCTTCCAATCCGATTATCCAATGCACAAAGGGTACTTTCTTATAGACTTGAAATGCAAAAAACAGCTGC comes from the Neobacillus sp. PS2-9 genome and includes:
- a CDS encoding ATP-binding protein; protein product: MKDYIKNPQLIVEEKKAVRLFLWLFYIVYFSFDLFTYYLFPNSLKNNKVGNPEEGLGFWIYLFIIAILPIAIWIMKKGNIYLVKYIYFYSYVCLDLINSLKIYLGSTEPFASGHIVEVLFVLFCPVFVSKKYFWTVTLGMISKYIILGVILQDIQVIVPTVIYAILTGIAYVILVRFYSYIQSLTSVHDELLQKERLAVIGQMAATIGHEIRNPLSSLKGFTQLQQEQYPNTNDFYPIMIQEIDRINSIVNDLMYISKPRTISFEKASIEEIISYTLSITQHQVERQGITVETIIDSSLPLIDCDSKQLKQVFLNLIKNAIEAMPEGGNINIKVKVEKQKMYICIQDEGYGIKDENIPKLGEPFFTTKKDGTGLGLLVTNQVIKEHSGELNIQSEPKQGTNVNIILPIHQN
- a CDS encoding ATP-binding protein, with translation MKESIKSPQLILEERKAVKLFLWSFYIVYLSFDILVYYILPKTLKSEKMGSPGEGLGYWIYVLLIILLPIAMWIAKKGNLYLVKYIYIFSYLGIDFINTLIIFVGNPKHYTSGHLIEVLFVLFCPIFVSKKYFWTVSIGMVGKYLILGLILHDFQVFISIVIYSILSAIAYVMLIRFYSYIKSLTNVHEELRKKEKLAVIGQMAAAIGHEIRNPLSSLKGFTQLQQERYPNTNDFYPIMIQEIDRINSIVNDLMYIGKPRAVKFEKASIEEIIAYTLSITQQQAERQGIKVETIMAGPLPPIDCDSNQLKQVFLNLIKNAIEAMPDGGCIKINVKVVEKQKMHISIQDEGCGIKDENILNLGEPFFTTKEDGTGLGLLVTNQIVKEHLGKLKIESEPEKGTSVEVILPIIHR
- a CDS encoding amino acid permease, whose product is MNLFRKKSIQALIQEAGQKDVTLKKELGAFDLSMLGIGAIIGTGIFVLTGVAAAEHAGPALILSFILSGLACVFAALCYAEFASTVPVSGSAYTYSYATFGELIAWILGWDLILEYGLASSAVASGWSGYFQGLLAGFGIHFPKALTSAYDPANGTFIDVPAIIIVFVITLLLTQGVKKSARFNTIMVIIKLAVVLLFIGVGAWYVKPGNWTPFMPFGFSGVTTGAATVFFAYIGFDAVSTAAEEVKNPQKNMPIGIIASLLVCTVLYIIVSAILTGIVPYQLLDVKNPVSFALNYIHQDWVAGFISLGAIAGITTVLLVMLYGQSRLFYAISRDGLLPKVFSKVDKKKQAPTVNSWITCLLVSFFAGLVPLGRLAELVNMGTLFAFMTVSIGILYLRKNKQAPKTGFRVPFVPYIPILAFVFCGYLALQLPAVSWISFGIWLVIGLFVYFGYGRRHSTLNISSNQMRKVS
- the cstA gene encoding carbon starvation protein CstA yields the protein MNAVSIVIGSICILMIAYRLYGTFMTAKVLKLDDSKPTPAHELNDGKDYVPTNKWVTFGHHFAAIAAAGPLVGPILAAQFGYLPGLLWLLIGAVIGGAVHDAVVLFASMQKKGKSLSEVAKEELGPVAGFCTGLAMLFIITITMAGLSMVVLHALENNPWGTFSVGITIPIAMFVGIAYKKTGNLKLTSTIGFILVMVGVFVGPSIQHTVLGDWLTLDTKTLAIILPIYAFFAAALPVWLLLAPRDYLSSFMKIGVFIALIIGVFIINPSIEMPAFTKFTSGGGPVLGGPVWPFISITIACGAISGFHAFVGSGTTPKMLDRWSDIKVVGFGAMLVECVVGIMALIAATSLQPADYFAINSTPEVFKTLGMNVVELPKLADEIGINLEGRTGGAVTLAVGMTYIFTGIPWFAKLSSYFFQFVIMFEAVFILTAIDSGTRVARYLIQDFFGEFYKPLKKTDWLPGSIFASALACFMWGYLLFSGDIGSVWALFGVSNQLMASIGLIVGATVILRIADKRRYMLTCLIPLSYLFVTVNYAGYWMVKNVYLNSAAAGYSVLNGILSIIMLALGVIIMVTAIKKWINMWNSPRVQLETKVA